The following proteins come from a genomic window of Vidua chalybeata isolate OUT-0048 chromosome 2, bVidCha1 merged haplotype, whole genome shotgun sequence:
- the TMEM139 gene encoding transmembrane protein 139 yields the protein MWLETRWKNIRQTLLLLFTAALLIGVTMLAISSNINPVGYFFLGVGGVCLVGYLLSVFVECYLRNQHRRDANEIPPNRQSQAGVNAAYEAPTYEEVMTMSAPAIWTITSNPGSVPSPLSEPPPYNVVIESSAQQDMMVEALRGPVPPDTVHTSETDTGSRTQLQLVLPPRLQRFVSDIHEDKDLEERFEPLEPLTPPPAYETAISDEVFADAHQPSALGLISPSTNTEPNPHPNTGCS from the exons ATGTGGTTAGAGACACGATGGAAGAACATCCGCCAAACCTTGCTGCTTCTGTTCACCGCTGCTCTTCTCATCGGGGTCACCATGCTGGCCATCTCCTCTAACATCAACCCAGTAGGCTATTTCTTCCTCGGGGTAGGGGGAGTGTGCCTGGTCGGCTATTTATTGAGTGTATTTGTCGAGTGTTACCTGAGGAATCAACACCGGCGTGACGCAAATGAAATACCTCCAAACAGGCAAAGCCAAGCAGG ggtgaatGCTGCCTATGAAGCACCCACCTATGAGGAGGTGATGACCATGTCAGCTCCAGCAATATGGACAATTACATCCAACCCAGGCTCCGTGCCCTCGCCACTGAGTGAGCCTCCCCCGTACAACGTTGTTATTGAATCCTCTGCCCAACAAGACATGATGGTGGAGGCTCTCCGGGGGCCAGTGCCACCAGACACAGTGCACACCTCTGAGACAGACACGGGCTCCAGGAcgcagctgcagctggtgctgccccCAAGACTGCAGCGGTTTGTTTCGGACATCCATGAGGACAAAGATCTTGAAGAAAGGTTTGAACCACTGGAGCCACTCACTCCACCACCTGCTTATGAGACTGCCATCAGTGATGAGGTCTTTGCAGATGCTCACCAGCCCTCTGCATTAGGACTGATTTCACCTTCCACGAATACAGAACCAAACCCTCACCCCAATACAGGATGTTCCTAA